In Burkholderia sp. GAS332, one DNA window encodes the following:
- a CDS encoding Uncharacterized membrane protein YccC, with translation MLNRKPNPSSPRGSSRLYASLYALVTAIYRGRPIWMVSFSASEANLSEGLRAACASTAMLVLGNLLHEPAFAWAAIGAFWTCLADAAGSNRARFASMMGFALLSTVCGGVTAFASGEGTVFAALAMLAFTTLGAFGRIWGAATSQVTILAATACVVMVDRPMRDLREGMAFLGIYLAGCLFAVVLSLTVWRIHPFGTSRASLRAVYLRLADIAFDSARLLEQRAAPSQWATHAAKFRADARATLERSRKILANVPDSRTAGRETYDNLLALLTESEALFAYLIAVTGACEKNPEDARHARRAARLLTGMGEVLRRIGAATNDAQWNRLASLQLRLRRLARRLESALMEPVTLKSDFELVDFAPTTAQPLGWSDSAARLLTRAWSTLKANLSSQSVGLRHAARVGVTTTVGFLVIRALGLPFGYWATMATLLILQPSIAATWPRSIERAAGSIVGGVLAAAIGYAIHSPLGISLAVFPLVVATMALRPVSYSLFVLFLTPTFVLVADFATPGASEFAYALTRLGNNVLGCVLALLATFYLWPTREKVDYRAYLNEAVRANLGYLRAALESPDRSEKDMERLRRAAGLGSNNAEEAIGRIRLEKLEDSMVDTVTLTVLSVLRKMAGTATQLRLSTNRRDTHDELGAWIATTSADIEAALNRTLRPIRRDLPARDRLSSLEADAVGEIALMHRLLTERMREARG, from the coding sequence ATGCTGAATCGCAAGCCCAACCCTTCGTCGCCGCGCGGGTCGAGCCGTCTGTACGCGAGCCTGTATGCGCTCGTCACCGCGATCTACCGCGGCCGGCCGATATGGATGGTGTCGTTTTCGGCGAGCGAGGCCAACTTGTCAGAAGGGTTGCGAGCCGCCTGTGCGTCCACCGCCATGCTGGTGCTGGGCAATCTGCTGCACGAGCCGGCTTTCGCATGGGCCGCGATCGGCGCTTTCTGGACCTGTCTGGCCGACGCGGCCGGTTCGAATCGCGCGCGCTTCGCCTCGATGATGGGTTTTGCGCTTCTGTCGACCGTGTGCGGGGGCGTGACCGCCTTCGCGTCAGGCGAGGGGACCGTGTTCGCGGCGCTCGCCATGCTGGCATTCACGACGCTCGGCGCGTTCGGCAGGATCTGGGGTGCCGCGACCTCGCAGGTGACGATTCTCGCGGCGACCGCCTGCGTCGTGATGGTCGACCGGCCCATGCGCGACCTTCGGGAAGGCATGGCGTTTCTCGGCATCTACCTGGCTGGGTGTCTGTTTGCCGTCGTGCTGAGCCTGACCGTCTGGCGCATTCATCCGTTCGGCACGAGCCGCGCTTCGCTGCGTGCGGTGTATCTGCGTCTGGCTGACATCGCCTTCGACAGCGCGCGCCTGCTCGAGCAGCGCGCGGCCCCTAGCCAGTGGGCCACGCATGCCGCGAAATTTCGCGCCGATGCGCGGGCAACACTGGAGCGCTCGCGCAAGATACTGGCGAACGTGCCTGACTCGAGAACGGCAGGCCGGGAAACCTACGACAATCTCCTCGCCCTGCTGACCGAAAGTGAAGCGCTCTTTGCGTATCTGATAGCCGTCACCGGCGCGTGTGAAAAAAACCCGGAAGACGCCCGTCACGCCCGACGCGCGGCGCGGCTCTTGACCGGGATGGGCGAGGTTCTGCGAAGAATCGGCGCGGCCACCAACGACGCGCAATGGAACCGTCTCGCCAGCTTGCAGCTCCGTTTGCGGCGCCTCGCGAGACGACTCGAATCCGCACTGATGGAACCCGTGACACTCAAGTCCGACTTCGAGCTGGTCGATTTCGCGCCGACGACTGCGCAGCCGCTCGGGTGGTCGGACAGTGCTGCCAGACTGTTGACGCGGGCGTGGTCGACCCTTAAGGCGAACCTATCGAGTCAGTCGGTCGGCTTGCGCCACGCCGCCCGTGTGGGCGTCACGACGACCGTGGGTTTTCTGGTCATACGGGCACTTGGGCTGCCCTTCGGCTACTGGGCAACCATGGCGACGTTGCTGATCCTGCAACCGTCCATCGCCGCGACGTGGCCACGGAGTATCGAGCGTGCGGCCGGGAGCATCGTCGGGGGCGTGCTGGCGGCCGCGATCGGCTATGCGATCCATTCGCCGCTCGGTATCTCATTGGCGGTGTTTCCGCTGGTGGTGGCGACGATGGCGCTGCGTCCCGTCAGCTACAGCCTGTTCGTTCTGTTTCTGACACCGACCTTTGTACTCGTGGCTGACTTCGCGACGCCAGGCGCCAGTGAATTCGCTTACGCGCTGACGCGGCTCGGCAACAATGTGCTCGGCTGTGTATTGGCGCTGTTGGCAACGTTCTATCTGTGGCCGACGCGGGAAAAAGTCGACTATCGCGCCTATCTGAATGAGGCGGTGCGGGCCAATCTCGGGTATTTGAGGGCGGCACTGGAGTCGCCGGATCGAAGCGAGAAGGACATGGAGCGTTTGCGCCGCGCCGCCGGATTGGGCAGCAACAACGCCGAGGAGGCGATCGGCCGGATTCGACTCGAAAAGCTCGAGGACTCGATGGTCGACACGGTGACGCTGACGGTCCTGAGCGTGTTACGAAAAATGGCGGGCACCGCGACCCAGCTGCGCTTGAGTACGAACCGGCGCGACACGCACGATGAACTCGGCGCGTGGATTGCCACCACGAGTGCCGATATAGAGGCTGCATTGAACAGGACGTTACGGCCGATCCGGCGCGACCTGCCTGCGCGAGACCGGCTCTCGTCACTGGAAGCGGACGCGGTGGGGGAAATCGCGCTGATGCATCGGCTGCTTACTGAGCGGATGCGTGAGGCGAGGGGGTAG
- a CDS encoding uroporphyrinogen III methyltransferase / synthase → MAADIPGNASPSVGKAAFTVVITRPAGQSNELIAQLTAAGIAVLDFPLIDIAPVTDDSPLRAALASLERYALVVFVSPNAVDHAFARSDAIWPHALPIGVVGPGSVQALGRHGVTAPAYNVISPPSVADDDTARFDSEGLFAAIDTALGASTLEGKRVLIVRGDGGREWLADRLREAGAEVETVAAYRRLVPEPSIGGWARVHTLLAGEPHAWLLTSSEGVRNLHELAQEHLTAGEIAQLKHANLVTPHPRIAQTARALGFDSITVSGAGDDRIARALLASVPTVVQPVPTNPAHSPAKSRMTETNASTNASPQPAATTALPPNPPFTPYEAQKRRSASGPLLWFVVVIIACAAGVGGYALNRKVERTEQQLAQRQQANDAQTNELRVKTDQALATVHQSDAQVAQLEGKLADAQTAQQALQQQYTDLARNRDDWTMAEVGQMLSAASQQLQLTGNTQLALFALQSADTRLAASDNPQAVTVRKAIAQDIDKLKAAPSTDLTGMAIKLDNAIDQVDGLPLSGEAPIAHATPKAATWADTAKVAAATGEPRWKVWWREVTTGIGQQLTSLVQVRRIDNADAMLVTPDQGYFVRENLKLRLLSARLALLSRNQTTLKSDLQAAQAALTRYFDNTSKKTQTVIDLVNQVDAGSAAVELPNLNTSLQAVNQYRNRG, encoded by the coding sequence ATGGCGGCCGATATCCCGGGCAACGCATCCCCATCCGTCGGCAAGGCGGCGTTCACGGTCGTGATTACGCGACCGGCCGGTCAGTCGAACGAACTGATCGCGCAACTCACGGCCGCGGGCATTGCCGTGCTCGATTTTCCGCTGATCGACATCGCGCCTGTTACCGACGATTCACCGTTGCGCGCGGCGCTGGCTTCGCTGGAACGCTATGCACTGGTGGTGTTCGTCTCGCCCAATGCGGTCGATCATGCGTTTGCTCGCAGCGATGCGATCTGGCCGCACGCACTGCCGATCGGCGTAGTCGGGCCGGGCAGTGTGCAGGCGCTGGGCCGCCACGGTGTCACGGCGCCGGCGTACAACGTCATCAGCCCGCCGTCCGTCGCTGACGACGATACGGCACGCTTCGATTCCGAAGGCCTGTTCGCGGCGATCGATACCGCGCTCGGCGCTAGCACGCTCGAAGGCAAGCGCGTACTGATCGTGCGCGGCGACGGCGGTCGCGAATGGCTCGCCGATCGCTTGCGCGAGGCGGGCGCAGAAGTCGAAACGGTCGCGGCCTATCGCCGCCTCGTGCCGGAACCGTCAATCGGCGGCTGGGCGCGCGTGCACACGCTGCTGGCCGGCGAGCCGCACGCCTGGTTGCTCACCAGTTCGGAAGGCGTGCGCAATCTGCACGAGCTCGCGCAAGAGCATCTGACCGCCGGCGAAATCGCGCAACTGAAGCACGCCAACCTTGTCACGCCGCATCCCCGTATCGCGCAGACCGCGCGGGCATTGGGTTTTGATAGCATTACGGTGTCCGGCGCGGGCGATGATCGCATTGCCCGCGCCTTGCTTGCCTCCGTGCCGACCGTAGTTCAACCGGTACCGACCAACCCGGCTCATTCACCGGCTAAATCACGCATGACTGAAACGAACGCATCCACGAACGCCTCACCCCAGCCGGCCGCAACCACGGCGTTGCCGCCGAATCCACCCTTCACGCCCTACGAAGCGCAAAAGCGCCGCAGCGCGAGCGGACCGCTGCTGTGGTTTGTCGTGGTGATCATCGCTTGTGCGGCGGGCGTGGGCGGCTATGCGCTCAATCGCAAGGTGGAGCGCACCGAGCAGCAACTCGCGCAACGCCAGCAAGCCAACGACGCGCAGACCAACGAGTTGCGCGTCAAGACCGATCAGGCGCTGGCCACGGTGCATCAATCGGACGCGCAGGTCGCGCAACTCGAGGGCAAACTCGCTGACGCGCAAACCGCGCAGCAGGCACTGCAACAGCAATACACCGATCTCGCCCGCAATCGCGACGACTGGACGATGGCTGAGGTCGGCCAGATGCTGTCGGCCGCGAGCCAGCAGTTGCAGCTCACCGGCAATACGCAACTGGCGCTGTTTGCGCTGCAAAGCGCGGACACGCGTCTCGCCGCCTCGGATAACCCGCAGGCTGTGACCGTGCGCAAGGCGATCGCGCAAGACATCGACAAGCTGAAGGCCGCGCCGTCCACGGATCTGACCGGTATGGCGATCAAGCTCGACAACGCGATCGACCAGGTCGACGGCCTGCCGCTCTCCGGCGAAGCACCGATTGCCCACGCCACACCCAAGGCCGCTACCTGGGCCGACACGGCGAAGGTGGCCGCGGCCACCGGCGAGCCGCGCTGGAAGGTGTGGTGGCGCGAAGTCACGACCGGCATTGGCCAGCAGCTCACCAGCCTCGTGCAGGTGCGCCGCATCGACAACGCCGACGCGATGCTCGTTACGCCCGATCAAGGCTACTTCGTGCGCGAGAATCTGAAGCTGCGTTTGCTGTCGGCGCGGCTCGCGCTGCTCTCGCGCAACCAGACCACGCTGAAGTCCGATCTGCAGGCGGCGCAGGCGGCGCTCACGCGCTACTTCGACAACACGTCGAAGAAAACACAGACCGTGATCGATCTGGTCAATCAGGTGGATGCGGGCTCGGCCGCGGTTGAACTGCCGAATCTGAACACCAGTCTGCAGGCCGTCAACCAATACCGGAACCGAGGTTAA
- a CDS encoding putative endonuclease encodes MAWFLYLLECSDGSVYTGIAVDVQARFEKHVSGEGARYTRSRKPVQVLASFELADRSSASRAEYWVKRLSPTEKRVLAAGLRTLESVLPPPEPESEAVAADETDI; translated from the coding sequence ATGGCGTGGTTTCTGTATCTGCTCGAGTGCTCGGACGGCAGCGTCTACACCGGCATTGCCGTCGACGTGCAGGCGCGTTTCGAGAAACATGTGAGCGGTGAAGGCGCGCGCTATACGCGTTCGCGCAAGCCGGTGCAGGTGCTCGCGTCGTTTGAGTTGGCGGACCGTTCGAGTGCGTCGCGGGCGGAGTATTGGGTCAAGCGCCTGTCGCCCACAGAGAAGCGAGTGCTGGCTGCGGGGTTGCGCACGCTTGAATCGGTGCTGCCGCCGCCCGAGCCCGAATCGGAAGCCGTTGCCGCAGACGAAACGGACATATAG
- a CDS encoding aldehyde dehydrogenase (NAD+) → MEEARHFINGEWVAASSGETIAVLDPSDGQPFTQLARGTAADIDAAVHAARRAFEGAWGEASAAERGRVLYRLSMLVAAHQEELAQLEARDTGKPLKQARGDAAALARYFEFYAGAADKLHGETLPYQAGYTVLTIREPHGVTGHIVPWNYPMQIFGRSVGAALATGNACVVKPAEDACLSVLRVAELAAEAGLPAGALNIVTGFGHEAGAALARHPGIDHISFTGSPETGKLVTQMAAENHVPVTLELGGKSPQIVFADADLDAALPVLVSAIVQNAGQTCSAGSRVLIDRAIYEPLLDRLSGAFHALRVGPSHADLDCGPLINAKQQQRVWDFLSDAQHDGIPMAAHGEVIPEAPESGFYQAPTLLRDVPASHRLARDEVFGPVLAAMSFADEDEALSLANGTQYGLVAGIWTRDGARQMRLARRLRSGQVFINNYGAGGGVELPFGGVKHSGHGREKGFEALYGFTVLKTIAIRHG, encoded by the coding sequence ATGGAAGAAGCCCGACACTTCATCAACGGCGAATGGGTTGCCGCATCAAGCGGCGAGACGATCGCCGTGCTCGACCCTTCGGACGGCCAGCCGTTTACTCAACTGGCCCGCGGCACCGCGGCGGATATCGACGCCGCCGTCCACGCCGCCCGCCGCGCCTTCGAAGGCGCATGGGGCGAGGCGAGCGCCGCCGAACGCGGCCGTGTGCTGTACCGGCTGTCGATGCTGGTCGCCGCCCACCAGGAAGAACTCGCCCAACTCGAAGCCCGCGACACCGGCAAGCCGCTCAAACAGGCGCGCGGCGATGCGGCTGCGCTGGCCCGCTATTTCGAGTTTTACGCCGGTGCAGCGGACAAACTGCACGGCGAAACGCTCCCCTATCAGGCCGGCTACACGGTGCTGACGATCCGCGAACCGCACGGCGTGACCGGCCATATCGTGCCGTGGAACTACCCCATGCAGATCTTCGGCCGCAGCGTCGGCGCGGCGCTCGCCACCGGCAATGCGTGCGTCGTCAAGCCGGCGGAAGACGCGTGCCTGTCGGTGTTGCGTGTCGCCGAACTGGCGGCCGAGGCGGGTTTGCCGGCAGGCGCGCTGAATATCGTCACCGGCTTTGGGCATGAAGCAGGCGCGGCCCTCGCGCGTCATCCCGGCATCGATCACATCTCCTTCACCGGCTCGCCCGAAACCGGCAAGCTCGTGACGCAGATGGCCGCGGAGAACCACGTGCCGGTCACGCTGGAACTGGGCGGCAAATCGCCGCAAATCGTGTTCGCCGATGCGGATCTCGACGCCGCGCTGCCGGTGCTGGTATCCGCGATCGTGCAGAACGCCGGCCAAACCTGCTCGGCGGGCAGCCGCGTGCTGATCGACCGGGCAATTTACGAGCCGCTGCTCGACCGGCTAAGTGGCGCGTTCCACGCGCTGCGGGTCGGACCGTCGCATGCCGATCTCGACTGCGGGCCGCTGATCAACGCGAAGCAGCAACAGCGCGTGTGGGACTTCCTCTCCGACGCCCAACACGACGGCATCCCGATGGCAGCCCACGGTGAAGTGATCCCCGAGGCGCCGGAAAGCGGCTTCTATCAAGCGCCCACGCTGCTGCGCGACGTGCCCGCGAGCCATCGTCTCGCACGCGACGAAGTGTTCGGCCCAGTGCTCGCCGCGATGTCGTTCGCCGACGAAGACGAAGCGCTCTCGCTCGCCAACGGCACACAGTACGGCCTGGTCGCGGGCATCTGGACGCGCGACGGTGCCCGGCAGATGCGCCTCGCACGGCGCCTGCGCTCCGGCCAGGTGTTCATCAACAACTATGGCGCGGGCGGCGGCGTCGAACTGCCGTTCGGCGGCGTGAAGCACTCAGGTCATGGACGTGAAAAGGGTTTCGAAGCGCTATATGGCTTCACGGTGTTGAAGACCATCGCCATTCGTCACGGTTAG
- a CDS encoding D-galactonate transporter, which translates to MASPADPLHHSGAGAPPSTFEEATYRKVTWRLAPFLMLCYVVAYLDRVNVGFAKLQMTTDLGLSDAVYGFGAGIFFLGYFIFEVPSNVILHKVGARVWIARIMVSWGVISMLTMFVTTPTMFYVMRFLLGLAEAGFFPGIILYLTYWYPAHRRGRMTTLFMTAIALSGVIGGPVSGYILKSFNGMNGWHGWQWLFLLEGIPSVIVGIMVFLMLDDRISKAKWLTNEEKQLLERQVSAEEATKHDMPISQVLRSGRVLMFSLTYFSFVMGLYGVSFWLPTIIKATGVTDSFMIGLLSAIPFAAAVVAMVLVSRSADRRRERRWHIALPAFAGAIGLVLSVVWAHNTLLAMAALTLATMGILTTLPLFWSLPTAILAGTGAAAGIAMINSIGNLAGFLSPYAVGWLKQATAANDSGMYMLAAFMILGGLLAVSVPAKMVNK; encoded by the coding sequence ATGGCTAGTCCCGCAGATCCGCTCCACCATTCCGGCGCGGGGGCGCCACCTTCCACGTTCGAAGAGGCGACCTACCGAAAGGTCACCTGGCGGCTCGCGCCGTTCCTGATGCTCTGTTACGTGGTCGCGTATCTCGACCGCGTCAACGTCGGCTTCGCCAAGCTGCAAATGACCACCGACCTCGGCCTGAGCGACGCGGTCTACGGCTTCGGTGCGGGGATTTTCTTCCTCGGCTATTTCATCTTCGAAGTGCCGAGCAACGTGATCCTGCACAAAGTGGGGGCGCGGGTGTGGATCGCACGGATCATGGTGTCGTGGGGCGTGATTTCGATGCTGACCATGTTCGTCACCACGCCGACCATGTTCTACGTGATGCGCTTCCTGCTCGGTCTCGCCGAAGCGGGTTTCTTCCCCGGCATCATTCTGTACCTCACGTACTGGTATCCGGCGCACCGTCGCGGCCGCATGACCACCTTGTTCATGACGGCAATCGCGTTGTCTGGCGTGATCGGCGGCCCGGTGTCGGGCTATATCCTGAAGAGTTTCAACGGCATGAACGGCTGGCATGGCTGGCAGTGGCTGTTTCTGCTCGAAGGGATTCCGTCGGTGATCGTCGGGATCATGGTGTTTCTGATGCTCGACGACCGCATTTCGAAGGCCAAGTGGCTCACCAACGAAGAGAAGCAATTGCTCGAACGTCAGGTATCAGCTGAAGAAGCCACCAAGCACGACATGCCGATCAGCCAGGTGCTCAGGAGCGGACGCGTGCTGATGTTTAGCCTCACGTACTTCTCGTTCGTGATGGGCCTGTATGGCGTGAGCTTCTGGCTGCCGACCATCATCAAGGCGACTGGCGTGACAGACTCGTTCATGATCGGCTTGTTGTCCGCGATTCCGTTCGCGGCAGCGGTGGTCGCGATGGTGCTTGTATCACGCAGCGCGGACCGCCGTCGCGAGCGGCGCTGGCATATCGCGTTGCCGGCATTCGCAGGGGCAATTGGCCTCGTGCTCTCTGTGGTGTGGGCTCACAACACCCTGCTGGCCATGGCCGCGCTCACGCTCGCGACCATGGGCATTTTGACCACGCTGCCGCTATTCTGGAGTTTGCCGACGGCGATCCTCGCCGGCACGGGTGCCGCAGCCGGTATCGCGATGATCAATTCGATCGGCAATCTCGCGGGCTTTCTCAGCCCGTACGCGGTCGGCTGGCTGAAGCAGGCGACTGCCGCGAACGACTCCGGCATGTATATGCTGGCGGCGTTTATGATCCTCGGCGGTTTGCTGGCGGTCAGTGTGCCGGCGAAGATGGTCAATAAGTGA
- a CDS encoding inorganic pyrophosphatase: MSFNHVPAGKDLPQDFNVIIEIPAQSDPVKYEADKETGLLHVDRFISTGMRYPANYGYIPQTLSGDGDPVDVLVITPFPLLAGSVIRARALGMLQMTDESGVDAKLVAVAHDKVCPMTADLKSIDDVPAYLKDQIKHFFEQYKALEKGKWVKVEGWAGIEAAHKEITEGVANYKK; the protein is encoded by the coding sequence ATGAGCTTCAATCACGTCCCCGCAGGCAAAGACCTTCCGCAAGATTTCAACGTCATCATCGAAATCCCGGCGCAAAGCGATCCGGTGAAGTACGAAGCTGACAAGGAAACGGGCCTGCTCCACGTCGACCGTTTTATCAGTACCGGCATGCGCTATCCGGCGAATTACGGCTACATTCCGCAAACGCTGTCGGGCGACGGCGACCCGGTCGACGTGCTGGTCATCACCCCGTTCCCGCTGCTGGCTGGCTCGGTGATTCGTGCCCGCGCACTCGGCATGCTGCAAATGACCGACGAATCCGGCGTCGACGCGAAGCTGGTCGCCGTGGCGCACGACAAGGTCTGCCCGATGACCGCTGATCTCAAGTCGATCGACGACGTTCCGGCGTACCTGAAGGACCAGATCAAGCACTTCTTCGAGCAATACAAGGCGCTGGAAAAGGGCAAGTGGGTGAAGGTCGAAGGCTGGGCCGGCATCGAAGCCGCTCACAAGGAAATCACCGAAGGCGTGGCGAACTACAAGAAGTAA
- a CDS encoding 3-oxoacyl-[acyl-carrier protein] reductase, translating into MRLTGKTAIVTGGGSGFGEGIAKTYAREGANVVVNDLNGPAAERVASEIALAGGKAIAVAGNVTQREDWQTLREAALEDFGSVQIVVNNAGTTHRNKPVLEVTEAEFDRVYAVNVKSIYWSVQEFVPYFREQGGGCFINIASTAGVRPRPGLVWYNGSKGAVIIASKSLAVELGPDRIRVNCVNPVIGETALLSEFMGVEDTPENRKRFLAGIPLGRFSTPQDIANAALYLASDEAEFITGVCLEVDGGRCV; encoded by the coding sequence ATGCGGTTGACAGGTAAAACGGCCATCGTCACGGGTGGCGGCTCGGGTTTCGGTGAAGGCATCGCAAAGACTTACGCGCGCGAAGGCGCGAACGTGGTGGTCAACGATCTGAACGGCCCCGCGGCCGAACGTGTGGCGAGCGAAATCGCGCTCGCCGGCGGCAAGGCGATCGCGGTGGCCGGTAACGTCACGCAACGCGAGGACTGGCAGACACTGCGTGAGGCCGCGCTCGAAGACTTCGGCAGCGTGCAGATCGTCGTCAACAATGCCGGCACAACGCATCGCAACAAGCCGGTGCTCGAAGTCACAGAAGCCGAGTTCGACCGCGTCTATGCGGTGAACGTCAAGAGCATCTACTGGAGCGTGCAGGAATTCGTGCCGTATTTCCGCGAGCAAGGCGGCGGCTGCTTTATCAATATCGCGTCGACGGCCGGTGTGCGGCCGCGGCCGGGCCTCGTCTGGTACAACGGCAGCAAAGGCGCGGTGATCATCGCGAGCAAGTCGCTCGCCGTCGAACTGGGCCCGGACCGCATTCGGGTGAACTGTGTGAACCCGGTGATCGGCGAGACGGCGCTGCTGTCGGAGTTCATGGGGGTCGAAGATACGCCGGAGAATCGCAAGCGCTTTCTGGCCGGCATTCCGCTCGGGCGCTTCTCGACGCCGCAGGATATCGCCAACGCGGCGCTGTATCTCGCCTCGGACGAGGCCGAGTTCATCACGGGCGTATGCCTCGAAGTGGACGGCGGACGCTGCGTGTAA
- a CDS encoding hydroxymethylbilane synthase, with translation MNTETFFAPPHTLVIASRESRLAMWQAEHVQCALHKLYPSCDVKILGMTTRGDQILDRTLSKVGGKGLFVKELEAALADGRADLAVHSLKDVPMELPAGFALSAIMEREDPRDALVSNDYDSLAALPAGAVVGTSSLRREAMLRMRYPHLVVRPLRGNLDTRLSKLDRGDYAAIILAAAGLKRLGLGERIRALLDPEDSLPAAGQGALGIEIRADRADLAAWLAPLHHEHTAAAVEAERMVSRALGGSCEVPLAAYAHWHDGALHLRGIVATPDGQRVLSAQASAPAPTVERAIALGQEVASALEQQGAMDIVRALSTASGPAAGSGDGAANSAVTGE, from the coding sequence ATGAACACCGAGACGTTTTTTGCGCCACCCCACACGCTTGTGATTGCGTCGCGAGAAAGCCGCCTTGCCATGTGGCAGGCGGAGCATGTGCAATGTGCGCTGCACAAATTATATCCATCTTGTGACGTAAAAATCCTCGGAATGACAACACGTGGCGATCAAATTCTCGATCGCACTTTGTCGAAGGTTGGTGGTAAGGGCCTCTTCGTCAAGGAACTGGAAGCCGCGCTGGCCGACGGCCGCGCCGATCTGGCCGTGCACTCGCTCAAAGACGTGCCGATGGAATTGCCCGCGGGCTTTGCGCTCTCCGCCATCATGGAACGCGAAGATCCGCGCGACGCGCTGGTGTCCAACGATTACGATTCGCTTGCCGCGCTGCCGGCCGGCGCCGTGGTCGGCACCTCGAGCCTGCGTCGCGAGGCCATGCTGCGCATGCGTTATCCGCACCTCGTGGTGCGGCCGTTGCGCGGCAACCTGGACACGCGCCTGTCGAAACTCGATCGCGGCGACTACGCGGCGATCATTCTTGCGGCTGCCGGTTTGAAGCGTTTGGGTCTCGGCGAGCGCATCCGCGCGCTGCTCGATCCCGAAGACAGCTTGCCCGCAGCCGGTCAGGGCGCGCTCGGCATCGAGATTCGCGCCGATCGCGCGGACCTCGCGGCATGGCTCGCGCCGCTGCATCACGAACATACGGCAGCAGCCGTCGAAGCGGAGCGGATGGTCTCGCGCGCCCTCGGCGGCAGTTGCGAAGTGCCGCTCGCGGCCTATGCACACTGGCACGACGGCGCGCTGCATCTGCGCGGCATCGTCGCCACGCCCGACGGCCAACGTGTCTTGAGTGCGCAGGCCTCGGCGCCGGCGCCCACCGTCGAGCGTGCGATTGCACTTGGCCAGGAAGTGGCGAGCGCGCTCGAACAGCAAGGCGCGATGGACATCGTCCGCGCGTTGAGCACGGCCAGCGGTCCTGCCGCAGGGTCGGGTGATGGTGCAGCGAACAGCGCGGTGACCGGCGAGTGA
- a CDS encoding HemY protein, with protein MAIRGLLWLALLFAIAVVLAVVGRFDMGQVLLIYPPYRVDISLNLFVVGLVVLFILIYALLRIVRNIWRMPQRVAAYRARSRVAKAHAALRDAIGNLYAGRFSRAEKAAKDSLTNGDNKGAAGLIAATAAHRMHEYARRDEWLAQIDEADWQDARLMATADMRADGRDADGALAALTEMQSQGARRIHAQQITLRAQQQLKNWGEVLKLVKTLEKREAIHPAVAVRLRQLAAENLLRDRRHNADALLELWNSLSATERHSPRLADLAAELLVALNRPQEARKIVEEALAQNWDARLLRRYPDTTGGDALPLIQKAEGWQKDRPEDADLMFALGRLCLHQQLWGKAQSFLERALKLADNETLKIRSHRALARLHEQIGDSAKASEHYRESALAMNIV; from the coding sequence ATGGCAATCCGGGGACTTCTATGGCTCGCGCTGCTGTTCGCCATCGCGGTGGTGCTCGCGGTGGTCGGACGCTTCGACATGGGGCAGGTGCTGCTGATCTATCCGCCGTACCGCGTCGATATCTCGCTGAATCTGTTCGTGGTCGGGCTGGTGGTGCTGTTCATCCTGATCTACGCGTTGCTGCGCATCGTGCGCAATATCTGGCGCATGCCGCAGCGTGTGGCGGCCTATCGCGCCCGCTCGCGGGTCGCGAAAGCGCACGCTGCATTGCGTGACGCGATCGGCAATCTGTACGCCGGGCGTTTCTCGCGCGCTGAAAAAGCCGCGAAAGATTCGCTCACGAATGGCGACAACAAGGGCGCGGCTGGTTTGATCGCGGCCACCGCGGCGCACCGCATGCATGAATATGCGCGGCGCGACGAATGGCTCGCCCAGATCGACGAAGCCGACTGGCAGGACGCACGCCTGATGGCCACCGCCGACATGCGTGCCGATGGCCGCGACGCGGACGGCGCACTCGCCGCGTTGACTGAAATGCAGTCGCAGGGCGCACGGCGAATTCACGCGCAGCAAATCACCTTGCGCGCGCAACAGCAATTGAAGAACTGGGGCGAAGTGCTCAAGCTCGTCAAGACGCTGGAAAAACGCGAAGCGATCCATCCGGCGGTCGCGGTGCGTTTGCGTCAGCTCGCGGCGGAAAACCTGCTGCGCGACCGGCGTCATAACGCTGATGCGCTGCTGGAGTTGTGGAATTCGCTGTCGGCGACTGAACGTCATTCGCCGCGTCTCGCCGATCTCGCCGCCGAACTGCTGGTCGCGCTGAATCGTCCGCAGGAAGCGCGCAAGATCGTCGAAGAGGCGCTGGCGCAGAACTGGGACGCGCGTCTGCTACGCCGTTATCCGGACACGACCGGGGGCGATGCGTTGCCGTTGATCCAGAAGGCCGAAGGGTGGCAGAAGGATCGGCCGGAAGATGCTGATCTGATGTTTGCGTTGGGCCGCTTGTGCTTGCATCAGCAGTTGTGGGGCAAGGCGCAATCGTTCCTCGAGCGCGCGCTGAAACTGGCCGACAACGAGACGCTGAAAATTCGTTCGCATCGCGCGTTGGCGCGCTTGCATGAGCAGATCGGCGATTCCGCCAAGGCGAGCGAGCATTATCGCGAGAGTGCGTTGGCGATGAATATCGTTTGA